A single region of the Triticum dicoccoides isolate Atlit2015 ecotype Zavitan chromosome 2B, WEW_v2.0, whole genome shotgun sequence genome encodes:
- the LOC119367771 gene encoding peroxidase 1-like: MARRQRVEAREMAALVTRLSLALAALLSGCAAQPGIRFGYYDKTCPGAERIVFRETTRIVRASPDLAASLLRLHYHDCFVQGCDASVLLDSADGSPTEKDAIPNESLRGFDAVARVKDKLEKACPATVSCADLLALMARDAVVLSKGPSWPVALGRRDGRTSRAENCGELPPLYGNITVMIEVFAAKGLDVKDLVVLSAGHTLGKAHCSSFADRLYNGSIRSTDPTLDGRYADRLRMHCRGPSDSSAAAEMDAGSCGTFDTSYYRQVARRRGLLRSDAGLMEHPFAGAYVRRAATGRYDGEFFRDFRVSMAKMGAIGVLTGNQGKIRTKCNLVN, from the exons ATGGCTCGCCGCCAGCGAGTGGAGGCTCGAGAGATGGCCGCACTGGTGACAAGGCTGTCACTTGCTCTAGCTGCGCTCCTGTCTGGATGCGCGGCGCAGCCGGGCATCAGGTTCGGTTACTACGACAAGACGTGCCCGGGAGCGGAAAGGATCGTGTTCAGGGAGACGACGAGGATCGTCAGGGCGTCGCCGGACCTGGCCGCGTCCCTGCTCCGGCTGCACTACCACGATTGCTTCGTGCAGGGCTGCGATGCATCTGTGCTGCTCGACTCCGCAGACGGGAGCCCCACGGAGAAGGATGCCATACCCAACGAGAGTCTCCGAGGCTTCGACGCCGTCGCGCGGGTCAAGGACAAGCTCGAGAAGGCGTGCCCGGCCACCGTCTCCTGCGCCGACCTCCTCGCGCTCATGGCACGAGACGCCGTCGTTCTG AGCAAAGGCCCATCCTGGCCCGTGGCGCTCGGCCGGAGGGACGGCCGGACGTCCCGCGCCGAAAACTGCGGCGAGCTGCCGCCGCTCTACGGAAACATCACGGTCATGATCGAGGTGTTCGCGGCCAAGGGCCTCGATGTCAAGGACCTCGTCGTGCTCTCGGCCGGGCACACGCTTGGGAAGGCGCACTGCTCATCCTTCGCCGACCGCCTCTACAATGGCAGCATCCGCAGCACCGACCCGACCCTGGACGGAAGGTACGCCGATAGGCTGAGAATGCACTGCCGCGGCCCCAGCGATAGCAGCGCGGCTGCAGAGATGGACGCCGGTAGCTGCGGGACATTCGACACGAGCTACTATCGGCAGGTGGCCAGGAGGCGCGGGCTGCTCCGGTCGGACGCCGGCCTCATGGAGCATCCCTTCGCCGGTGCCTACGTCCGCCGCGCCGCCACTGGCAGGTACGACGGGGAATTCTTCCGGGACTTCCGCGTCTCCATGGCCAAGATGGGCGCCATCGGCGTGCTCACCGGCAACCAAGGGAAGATCAGGACCAAGTGCAACCTTGTCAACTGA